From Amycolatopsis sp. YIM 10, the proteins below share one genomic window:
- a CDS encoding gamma-glutamyltransferase family protein, translating to MFTTRPELTGTYGMVASTHWLGSATGMAVLESGGNAFDAAVAAGFVLQVAEPHLCGPAGQVPALFTTADDPTPRLLAAQGPSPAAATPEHFAGLGLDLIPGSGLLPATVPGAWDGWLLLLRDHGTKSLREVLGYAISYAENGVPLVDRVSATIDLVAELFTDHWPTSAEIWLPDGKSAKGVHRNPTLARTWTRLLEEAEAVSGREAQIDAARRAWSQGFVAEYVDAFSRKAFRDDSGRDHAGLLTGDDLANWEATYEDAVVVDLDGWSLVKAGGWTQGPALAQQVLLLDGLRDELSYVDGKPTARTVHLAVEAAKLAFADREAWYGDSGDVPLDDLLSREYAARRRELIGDEASGELRPGSPGGRTPKLPKILDSLRDVTAAVGAVGEPTVMPTGETRGDTVHIDVADRFGNLVSATPSGGWLQSSPAIPELGFCLDSRGQMFWLEQGLPNSLAPRKRPRITLSPSMALRDGEPRIAFGTPGGDQQDQWQLCFWLAHTLGGLNLQESIDAPAWHTTAFPSSFYPRAWSPREIVVESRLGRSTADQLRAWGHRVTDGGEWGLGRLSAVSNENGVLRAAANPRGMQGYAVGR from the coding sequence GTGTTCACGACTCGGCCGGAGCTGACCGGCACATACGGCATGGTGGCGTCGACACACTGGCTCGGCTCGGCCACCGGCATGGCGGTGCTCGAGAGCGGCGGCAACGCCTTCGACGCGGCGGTCGCGGCGGGCTTCGTGCTCCAGGTCGCCGAACCCCACCTCTGCGGTCCGGCCGGTCAGGTCCCGGCGCTGTTCACCACCGCGGACGACCCGACCCCGCGGCTGCTCGCCGCGCAGGGCCCGTCGCCCGCGGCCGCGACGCCCGAGCATTTCGCCGGCCTCGGCCTGGACCTGATCCCCGGCAGCGGCCTGCTGCCCGCGACCGTGCCGGGTGCCTGGGACGGCTGGCTGCTGCTCCTGCGTGACCACGGCACGAAGTCGCTGCGCGAGGTGCTCGGTTATGCGATCTCGTACGCCGAAAACGGGGTGCCGCTGGTCGACCGCGTGAGCGCGACGATCGACCTGGTCGCGGAGCTGTTCACCGACCACTGGCCGACCTCGGCCGAGATCTGGCTGCCCGACGGCAAGTCCGCCAAGGGCGTGCACCGCAATCCGACCCTGGCGCGCACCTGGACCCGGCTGCTCGAAGAAGCCGAAGCGGTCAGCGGCCGCGAGGCGCAGATCGACGCCGCCCGCCGCGCCTGGTCGCAGGGCTTTGTCGCCGAGTACGTGGACGCGTTCTCCCGCAAGGCTTTCCGCGACGACTCCGGCCGCGATCACGCCGGTCTGCTCACCGGCGACGACCTGGCGAACTGGGAAGCGACCTACGAGGACGCCGTGGTGGTCGACCTCGACGGCTGGAGCCTGGTCAAGGCGGGCGGCTGGACGCAGGGGCCCGCGCTGGCGCAGCAGGTGCTGCTGCTGGACGGCCTGCGCGACGAGTTGTCCTATGTGGACGGAAAGCCGACCGCGCGCACGGTGCACCTGGCGGTCGAGGCGGCGAAGCTGGCCTTCGCCGACCGCGAGGCCTGGTACGGCGACAGCGGTGACGTCCCGCTGGACGACCTGCTGTCCCGTGAGTACGCCGCGCGGCGCCGCGAGCTGATCGGCGACGAGGCCAGCGGCGAACTGCGGCCCGGCTCACCGGGCGGGCGCACGCCGAAGCTGCCGAAGATCCTCGACTCCCTGCGCGACGTGACCGCCGCGGTGGGCGCGGTCGGCGAGCCGACGGTCATGCCGACCGGTGAAACCCGCGGCGACACCGTGCACATCGACGTGGCCGACCGGTTCGGCAACCTGGTCTCGGCGACCCCGTCCGGTGGCTGGCTGCAGTCGAGTCCGGCGATCCCCGAACTCGGCTTCTGCCTCGACTCGCGCGGGCAGATGTTCTGGCTGGAGCAGGGCCTGCCGAACTCGCTGGCGCCGCGCAAGCGCCCGCGCATCACGCTGTCACCGTCGATGGCCCTGCGTGACGGCGAGCCCCGGATCGCCTTCGGCACCCCGGGCGGTGACCAGCAGGACCAGTGGCAGCTGTGCTTCTGGCTGGCGCACACGCTCGGCGGGCTCAACCTCCAGGAGAGCATCGACGCCCCGGCCTGGCACACCACCGCCTTTCCCAGTTCGTTCTACCCGCGGGCGTGGAGCCCGCGCGAGATCGTGGTGGAGTCCCGGCTCGGACGGTCCACAGCGGACCAACTGCGGGCGTGGGGGCACCGGGTCACCGACGGCGGCGAGTGGGGACTGGGGCGGCTTTCCGCGGTGTCCAACGAGAACGGCGTCCTGCGCGCGGCGGCGAACCCCCGCGGCATGC